One window of Clarias gariepinus isolate MV-2021 ecotype Netherlands chromosome 21, CGAR_prim_01v2, whole genome shotgun sequence genomic DNA carries:
- the lifra gene encoding LIF receptor subunit alpha a, which yields MKMMRMWTLLLLSSCLTPVLVSSELTVPQNVSVQKDLQSQTLKLSWRSDASLFDVEVYLTELMELVLNESVWVEPNPQTGNRDWLWRSAVPLECTSHSIRLRARHMDAVSQWSPLLTFRGMDVSDLPSPLMYPQDSILEVGGNVTVCCIIPNNTNIRLMYGTRELVVTRLSPRSYSATITNLQKSSYTGTNAVCYSETTMLTGTVLFIGHPPGDEGLQCETRDLQTAECRWSKGRDTGYQKRDLLTKYTLNNRSCTVDRIERRPCRSERWETSWTLVARNPLGTVQLSDSAPMDQRIRLLAPTSVMSEVEAWEARVRWNWTVDAYRTLDLLCEVQLESGGHAHTRNYTGRGLSSVVLDRLRPDTGYSFSIRCASLHYFWRWGDGSAPYSLHTLTDRPKAPDMWVWRTSETTGQVTWKALSRRDSHGALTAYEVSQRDREGDGWTTVSLPPTVSSAPITLSNSSDVTVAVAARNSAGLSERSTLVVPQYTADSELSVPELVSNGGEGGLTVSWNVEQNATQGYVVEWVPSCCPAHSVCLVQWERVSSSNSSAVVQSESLDPGVQYTLSVFALLPEASVLLRRYHAYGQEQVPPQSVGALSARQSGSDVVLTWTPVPVCEQRGFVLGHTVYMSDASVLNLIANLTDPLSSSYTVRGVSLGTYKFAVRSYTSAGEGLESTVSIMTESDTNMMLVEILVSLGVMSLCLAIITTVCYKKREWVKKAFYPEIPGPKLTGDWSAPTGPLNLKPPAHSLVHIVESPDKEGLVTVPGGQEDGHRDDEGDNQNVELDTDSDDPALLRYYNQLVSDASDCSSSSMDSAQTQVTYTGIQSPAYRPQAQAEARFEEEEAPREESPGGGYKPQCSWRPDSPGIENLCGSLGSPTSVTSSQFLIPETPEEHPESSGSWFQNLLSGKF from the exons atgaagatgatgaggaTGTGGACACTCCTGCTGCTAAGCTCCTGTCTCACACCTGTCCTCGTCTCCTCgg aGCTCACTGTACCCCAGAACGTGTCCGTACAGAAGGACCTGCAGTCTCAGACGCTGAAGCTGTCATGGCGGAGCGACGCCTCGCTCTTCGACGTGGAGGTGTACCTCACTGAACTCATGGAGCTCGTCCTCAAC gagaGTGTTTGGGTGGAGCCCAACCCTCAGACGGGGAACCGTGATTGGTTGTGGCGGTCGGCCGTGCCTCTGGAGTGCACCTCCCACTCTATACGCCTGAGAGCGCGACACATGGACGCAGTAAGCCAGTGGAGCCCCCTGCTGACCTTCCGCG gtATGGACGTGTCGGACCTGCCCAGCCCCCTTATGTACCCTCAGGATTCGATCCTGGAGGTGGGCGGGAACGTGACGGTGTGCTGCATCATTCCGAATAACACGAACATCAGGTTGATGTACGGGACCCGGGAACTGGTGGTGACCAGACTGAGCCCCAGGAGCTACAGCGCCACCATCACCAACCTGCAGAAGTCCTCCTACACCGGCACCAACGCCGTCTGTTACTCTGAAACCACCATGCTCACCGGCACCGTGCTCTTCATCGGCC acccCCCAGGTGATGAGGGTCTGCAGTGTGAAACACGAGATCTACAAACGGCTGAGTGTCGCTGGAGCAAGGGACGAGACACGGGTTATCAGAAACGTGATTTACTCACCAAGTACACTCTGAacaacag GAGTTGTACCGTGGACAGGATAGAGAGGAGGCCGTGTCGCTCTGAACGCTGGGAGACCAGCTGGACGCTGGTGGCCAGGAACCCCCTGGGCACGGTCCAGCTTTCTGACTCCGCCCCCATGGACCAGCGCA TACGTCTGCTGGCGCCGACGAGCGTGATGTCGGAGGTCGAGGCGTGGGAGGCGCGTGTGAGGTGGAACTGGACGGTGGACGCCTACAGAACCCTGGACCTGCTGTGTGAGGTGCAGCTGGAGAGCGGAGGACACGCCCACACT cgTAACTACACCGGGCGGGGTCTCTCCTCTGTGGTGTTGGACAGGCTGAGACCGGACACTGGGTACTCCTTCTCCATCCGCTGTGCGTCTCTGCACTACTTCTGGCGTTGGGGAGACGGGAGCGCCCCCTACAGCCTGCACACGCTCACAGACC gaccTAAAGCTCCAGACATGTGGGTGTGGAGGACAAGTGAAACTACAGGACAGGTCACATGgaag gCTCTCTCGCGCAGGGACAGTCACGGTGCTCTGACGGCGTACGAGGTGTctcagagagacagggagggagaCGGGTGGACgactgtctctctccctccgaCTGTATCCAGCGCTCCCATCACACTTAGCAACAGCAGTGATGTCACAGTCGCCGTGGCGGCGCGGAACTCGGCCGGTCTCTCCGAGCGCAGCACGCTCGTCGTCCCACAATACACTGCAG ACTCTGAGTTGTCCGTGCCTGAGCTGGTGAGTAATGGAGGAGAAGGAGGTTTAACCGTTTCCTGGAACGTTGAGCAGAACGCCACTCAGGGCTACGTGGTGGAGTGGGTGCCCTCCTGCTGCCCCGCCCACTCCGTCTGCCTCGTCCAATGGGAGAGAGTCTCGTCCTCCAACAGCAGCGCCGTGGTCCAATCAG aatctCTGGACCCTGGAGTGCAGTACACACTCTCTGTGTTcgctctgctccctgaagcctcaGTGCTGCTCAGGAGGTACCACGCGTACGGGCAGGAGCAGG ttccccCTCAGTCTGTAGGGGCGCTGTCGGCTCGTCAGTCGGGCTCGGACGTCGTCCTCACCTGGACTCCCGTTCCTGTGTGTGAGCAGAGAGGGTTCGTCCTGGGACACACCGTGTACATGTCCGACGCCTCCGTCCTCAACCTCATag ccaaTCTGACAGACCCCTTGTCGAGCTCGTACACAGTGAGGGGCGTGTCCCTGGGCACCTATAAGTTCGCGGTGAGGTCGTACACGTCCGCCGGAGAGGGACTGGAGTCCACCGTCTCCATCATGACCGAGTCTGACA ctaacatgatgctggtggagatCCTGGTGTCGTTAGGAGTGATGTCCCTCTGTCTCGCCATCATCACCACCGTCTGCTACAAGAAGAGAGAGTG GGTGAAGAAAGCGTTCTATCCAGAGATTCCCGGCCCTAAGCTCACTGGGGATTGGTCAGCGCCAacg GGTCCGCTGAACTTGAAGCCGCCGGCCCACAGCCTGGTGCACATCGTGGAGAGCCCGGATAAGGAGGGGCTGGTCACGGTGCCGGGCGGGCAGGAGGACGGTCACCGTGACGACGAGGGCGATAACCAGAACGTGGAGCTGGACACGGACTCGGACGATCCCGCCCTGCTGCGCTACTACAACCAGCTGGTGAGCGACGCCTCCGACTGTTCCAGCAGCTCCATGGACTCGGCGCAGACGCAGGTCACCTACACGGGGATCCAAAGCCCCGCCTACCGGCCCCAGGCACAGGCCGAGGCCCGGttcgaggaggaggaggcgccCCGGGAGGAGAGTCCCGGCGGGGGGTACAAGCCCCAGTGCTCCTGGAGACCCGACTCGCCCGGGATCGAGAACCTCTGCGGCTCGCTGGGAAGCCCGACCTCGGTGACGTCGTCACAGTTCCTCATTCCAGAAACTCCAGAGGAACATCCAGAGTCGTCGGGAAGCTGGTTCCAGAACCTCCTGTCCGGAAAATTCTAA